In Bradyrhizobium manausense, the sequence GCCCAAATGGGTAGTTTTGCCCAAATCGGAACGGGTTTTGCATCGAGAGTGCGATGGGCGCGTATTGCCCATCGAGTCGCGGAACCGGTCTTTTGCCGCGGTCTTGTATAACTATATGTGACAAAGGTTGTTGTTGCCTGACCGGGCGATGGCGATCATGATGGTGGGGGCCATAGAGGACGCGAATGCCGACTTTTTCTCAAAGCCTTGAACAATCCCTGCATCGTGCGCTGGCGATCGCCAACGAGCGTCATCACCAATACGCGACGCTCGAGCATCTCCTGCTTTCCTTGATCGATGACTCCGACGCAGCAGCCGTTATGCGTGCCTGTAGCGTCGATCTCGACAAGCTCCGCACGAGCCTTGTCAACTATCTTGAAACCGAATTCGAAAACCTGGTGACGGATGGCGCCGACGACGCCAAGCCGACCGCCGGTTTCCAGCGCGTGATCCAGCGCGCAGTGATTCACGTGCAGTCCTCCGGTCGGGAAGAGGTGACCGGTGCGAACGTACTGATCGCGATTTTCGCCGAACGCGAGAGCCATGCCGCCTACTTCCTGCAAGAGCAGGACATGACGCGCTACGACGCCGTCAACTACATCAGCCACGGCATCGCCAAGCGACCGGGCGTCTCCGAGGCGCGGCCGGTGCGCGGCGTCGACGAGGAGACCGAGGCCAAGGGTAACGAGGACGCCAAGAAGAAGGGCGAGGCGCTCGAGACCTATTGCGTCAACCTCAACAAGAAGGCGCGCGACGGCAAGATCGATCCGGTGATCGGACGCAATTCCGAGATCAACCGCGCGATCCAGGTGCTGTGCCGCCGCCAGAAGAACAATCCGCTGTTCGTGGGCGAAGCCGGCGTCGGCAAGACCGCGATCGCAGAGGGCCTGGCCAAGCGCATCGTCGACAGCGAGGTGCCGGAAGTTCTGGCGGCTGCGACCGTGTTCTCCCTCGACATGGGCACGCTGCTCGCGGGCACGCGCTATCGCGGCGACTTCGAGGAGCGCCTGAAGCAGGTGCTGAAGGAGCTCGAGGCGCATCCCAATGCCATCCTGTTCATCGACGAGATCCACACCGTGATAGGCGCGGGCGCGACGTCGGGCGGGGCGATGGATGCCTCGAACCTGCTCAAGCCGGCGCTCGCCTCGGGCACGATCCGCTGCATGGGCTCGACCACCTACAAGGAATACCGCCAGCACTTCGAGAAGGACCGTGCGCTGGTGCGGCGCTTCCAGAAGATCGACATCAACGAGCCGACCGTCGAGGACGCGATCGCGATCCTCAAGGGCCTCAAGCCCTACTTCGAGGACTACCACCGGCTGAAGTACACCAATGAGGCGATCGAGGCTGCGGTGCAGCTCTCGTCGCGCTACATCCACGACCGCAAGCTGCCCGACAAGGCGATCGACGTGATCGACGAGTCCGGCGCAGCGCAGATGCTGGTCGCCGAGAACAAGCGCAAGAAGACGATCGGCATCAAGGAGATCGAGACCACGATCGCCTCGATGGCGCGGATCCCGCCGAAGAGCGTGTCGAAGGACGATGCCGAGGTGCTCAAGCATCTCGAGCAGACCCTGAAGCGCACAGTGTTCGGCCAGGACAAGGCGATCGAGTCGCTTGCCGCTTCGATCAAGCTCGCCCGTGCAGGCCTGCGCGAACCGGAGAAGCCGATCGGCTGCTATCTGTTCTCGGGTCCGACCGGTGTCGGCAAGACCGAAGTTGCAAAGCAGCTCGCGGCGTCGCTCGGCGTCGAGCTGCTGCGCTTCGACATGTCCGAATACATGGAGCGGCACACCGTGTCGCGCCTGATCGGCGCGCCGCCCGGCTATGTCGGCTTCGACCAGGGTGGCCTGCTCACCGACGGTGTCGACCAGCATCCGCATTGCGTGGTGCTGCTCGACGAAATCGAGAAGGCCCATCCTGACCTCTACAACGTGCTGCTCCAGATCATGGACCACGGCCGGCTCACCGACCACAACGGCAAGCAGGTCAACTTCCGCAACGTGATCCTGATCATGACCACGAATGCGGGCGCTTCGGATCTCGCCAAGCAGGCGTTCGGCTTCACGCGTTCCAAGCGGGAAGGCGACGATCACGAGGCGATCAACCGGCAGTTCGCTCCGGAATTCCGCAACCGTCTCGATGCCATCGTCTCGTTCGGCCATCTCAGCGTCGAGGTGATCGGCACAGTGGTCGAGAAGTTCGTGCTTCAGCTCGAGGCGCAGCTCGGCGACCGCGACGTCACCATCGAGCTGTCCGAGCCCGCCAAGACCTGGCTGGTCCAGCACGGTTATGACGAACAGATGGGCGCGCGGCCGATGGCCCGTGTGATCCAGGAGCACATCAAGAAGCCACTGGCTGACGAGGTGCTGTTCGGCAAGCTCAAGGGTGGCGGTCATGTCCGCGTCGTCCTGGTCAAGGACGAGGCAGATGAGACCAAGGACAAGATCGGTTTCGAGTTCGTCGAGGGCCCGGTCACGCCGAAGCAGGAAAAGCTGCCCGGCACCCGCAAGCGCCCGCCGGGCAAGCCCAACAAGCCGGGCGGTCCCGGCGGCTCCAAGGGGCCGACCTCGAAGGGCCCGCTGGTCAAGGCTTGATCGCCGCGTCATGAATCGAAAAGGCCGGCTGA encodes:
- the clpA gene encoding ATP-dependent Clp protease ATP-binding subunit ClpA, whose amino-acid sequence is MPTFSQSLEQSLHRALAIANERHHQYATLEHLLLSLIDDSDAAAVMRACSVDLDKLRTSLVNYLETEFENLVTDGADDAKPTAGFQRVIQRAVIHVQSSGREEVTGANVLIAIFAERESHAAYFLQEQDMTRYDAVNYISHGIAKRPGVSEARPVRGVDEETEAKGNEDAKKKGEALETYCVNLNKKARDGKIDPVIGRNSEINRAIQVLCRRQKNNPLFVGEAGVGKTAIAEGLAKRIVDSEVPEVLAAATVFSLDMGTLLAGTRYRGDFEERLKQVLKELEAHPNAILFIDEIHTVIGAGATSGGAMDASNLLKPALASGTIRCMGSTTYKEYRQHFEKDRALVRRFQKIDINEPTVEDAIAILKGLKPYFEDYHRLKYTNEAIEAAVQLSSRYIHDRKLPDKAIDVIDESGAAQMLVAENKRKKTIGIKEIETTIASMARIPPKSVSKDDAEVLKHLEQTLKRTVFGQDKAIESLAASIKLARAGLREPEKPIGCYLFSGPTGVGKTEVAKQLAASLGVELLRFDMSEYMERHTVSRLIGAPPGYVGFDQGGLLTDGVDQHPHCVVLLDEIEKAHPDLYNVLLQIMDHGRLTDHNGKQVNFRNVILIMTTNAGASDLAKQAFGFTRSKREGDDHEAINRQFAPEFRNRLDAIVSFGHLSVEVIGTVVEKFVLQLEAQLGDRDVTIELSEPAKTWLVQHGYDEQMGARPMARVIQEHIKKPLADEVLFGKLKGGGHVRVVLVKDEADETKDKIGFEFVEGPVTPKQEKLPGTRKRPPGKPNKPGGPGGSKGPTSKGPLVKA